The DNA window CGGGGCCGGCGTAGACCTTGAGCTTCTTCAAGGTGCGCCGACCGAGCGGGCCCTTGGGAAGCATGCCCCGCACCGCCCGGCGAACGGTCTCTTCCGGCCGGGTGGCCAACAGCTCGGCGTAGGTGCGGCTCGTGAGGCTCCCCGGGTGGCCGCTGTGGCGGTAGTAGCGCTTCTTGCCGGCCTTGTCGGACGTCATGACCACCTTGGCCGCGTTGACGATCACCACGTGGTCACCCATGTCGAAATGGGGGGCG is part of the Acidimicrobiales bacterium genome and encodes:
- the rplM gene encoding 50S ribosomal protein L13: MRTYSPKPSDIDRAWHVVDADGLVLGRMCAEVARVLRGKHNPRFAPHFDMGDHVVIVNAAKVVMTSDKAGKKRYYRHSGHPGSLTSRTYAELLATRPEETVRRAVRGMLPKGPLGRRTLKKLKVYAGPVHPHTAQDPQPLPLEGARSRPA